The Petropleomorpha daqingensis genome includes a window with the following:
- the folE gene encoding GTP cyclohydrolase I FolE → MTEDRHGGIEAALKGVDRPRAEAAIRELLIAVGEDPDRPGLKDTPARVARAYTEIFAGLWQDPGEILATTFDEDHDELVLVKDIPMYSTCEHHLVPFHGVAHIGYIPGADGKVTGLSKLARLVEVYARRPQVQERMTSQIADALSDVLKPRGVLVVIEAEHLCMAMRGIRKPGSRTVTSAVRGIFRSNQSTRSEAMSLVLGR, encoded by the coding sequence GTGACGGAGGACCGGCACGGGGGGATCGAGGCGGCGCTGAAGGGCGTCGACCGGCCGCGCGCGGAGGCGGCGATCCGCGAGCTGCTCATCGCGGTGGGGGAGGACCCCGACCGCCCGGGGCTCAAGGACACCCCGGCCCGGGTGGCGCGCGCCTACACCGAGATCTTCGCCGGCCTCTGGCAGGACCCGGGCGAGATCCTCGCGACCACGTTCGACGAGGACCACGACGAGCTCGTGCTGGTCAAGGACATCCCGATGTACTCGACCTGCGAGCACCACCTGGTGCCCTTCCACGGGGTCGCGCACATCGGCTACATCCCGGGCGCGGACGGCAAGGTCACCGGCCTGTCCAAGCTGGCCCGGCTGGTCGAGGTCTACGCCCGCCGCCCGCAGGTGCAGGAGCGGATGACCTCGCAGATCGCCGACGCGCTGTCCGACGTCCTCAAGCCGCGCGGGGTCCTCGTGGTCATCGAGGCCGAGCACCTCTGCATGGCGATGCGCGGCATCCGCAAGCCCGGCTCGCGCACGGTCACCTCCGCCGTCCGCGGCATCTTCCGCAGCAACCAGTCGACGCGCAGCGAGGCGATGAGCCTCGTCCTGGGCCGGTGA
- the ftsH gene encoding ATP-dependent zinc metalloprotease FtsH has protein sequence MERKKLFRSVWFWVVLVVLVAVAFSSLFRGNGGYTDVSTSVALEQLQDGNVSHATINDKEQTLNLDLKKPVDGSSKVTASYPIGGSDDVFALVSGTGSDNGDGVPFDTNVTQESVFVSILVSFLPFVVLLLLLFWLFNSMQGGGRGVMAFGKSKAKQVTKDTPKTTFADVAGADEAVEELQEIKDFLQNPVKFQAVGAKIPKGVLLFGPPGTGKTLLARAVAGEAGVPFFSISGSDFVEMFVGVGASRVRDLFEQAKQNAPAIIFVDEIDAVGRHRGAGMGGGHDEREQTLNQMLVEMDGFDVKGGVIMIAATNRPDILDPALLRPGRFDRQIAVDRPDLEGRKAILSVHAKGKPLAPDVDLETVARRTPGFTGADLANVLNEGALLTARNNRSVIDDATLEEAIDRVIAGPERKTRAMSEKEKKVTAYHEGGHALVAHALPNLDPVHKVTILPRGRSLGHTLVLPTEDKYTQTRSEMIDTLAYALGGRAAEELVFHEPTTGAGNDIEKATGMARAMVTQYGMSAKLGAVKYGRDDSEPFLGRDMSSHPDYSEAVAADIDAEVRALIEAAHDEAWEILVEYRQVLDNLVLELMEKETLSKEDMARICAPVQKRPSLAPYNGFGKRTPSDQPPVLTPAEQAAQNGNGHVNGENSPIGDVGAPAQR, from the coding sequence ATGGAACGTAAGAAGCTCTTCCGATCCGTGTGGTTCTGGGTCGTCCTCGTCGTGCTCGTGGCCGTCGCTTTCTCCTCCCTCTTCCGCGGCAACGGGGGGTACACGGACGTCTCGACGTCGGTCGCCCTGGAGCAGCTGCAGGACGGCAACGTCAGCCACGCGACGATCAACGACAAGGAGCAGACCCTCAACCTCGACCTGAAGAAGCCGGTCGACGGGTCCTCCAAGGTCACCGCGTCGTACCCGATCGGCGGCTCCGACGACGTCTTCGCCCTGGTCTCGGGCACCGGCAGCGACAACGGCGACGGCGTCCCGTTCGACACGAACGTGACGCAGGAGAGCGTCTTCGTCTCGATCCTGGTCAGCTTCCTGCCGTTCGTCGTCCTCCTGCTGCTGCTGTTCTGGCTGTTCAACTCCATGCAGGGCGGCGGCCGCGGTGTCATGGCCTTCGGCAAGTCCAAGGCCAAGCAGGTCACCAAGGACACCCCGAAGACGACGTTCGCCGACGTGGCGGGTGCCGACGAGGCGGTCGAGGAGCTGCAGGAGATCAAGGACTTCCTGCAGAACCCGGTCAAGTTCCAGGCCGTCGGCGCGAAGATCCCCAAGGGCGTGCTCCTGTTCGGCCCGCCCGGCACCGGCAAGACGCTGCTCGCCCGCGCGGTCGCCGGCGAGGCGGGCGTCCCGTTCTTCTCGATCTCCGGTTCCGACTTCGTGGAGATGTTCGTCGGCGTCGGCGCCAGCCGCGTCCGCGACCTGTTCGAGCAGGCCAAGCAGAACGCCCCGGCGATCATCTTCGTCGACGAGATCGATGCCGTCGGCCGGCACCGCGGCGCCGGCATGGGCGGCGGCCACGACGAGCGCGAGCAGACCCTCAACCAGATGCTCGTCGAGATGGACGGCTTCGACGTCAAGGGCGGCGTGATCATGATCGCCGCGACGAACCGGCCGGACATCCTCGACCCCGCCCTGCTGCGCCCGGGCCGCTTCGACCGGCAGATCGCCGTCGACCGCCCCGACCTCGAGGGCCGCAAGGCGATCCTCTCGGTGCACGCGAAGGGCAAGCCGCTCGCGCCCGACGTCGACCTCGAGACCGTCGCGCGTCGCACGCCCGGCTTCACCGGTGCCGACCTGGCCAACGTGCTCAACGAGGGGGCGCTGCTCACCGCGCGCAACAACCGCTCGGTCATCGACGACGCGACCCTCGAAGAGGCGATCGACCGCGTCATCGCCGGCCCCGAGCGCAAGACGCGGGCGATGAGCGAGAAGGAGAAGAAGGTCACCGCCTACCACGAGGGCGGCCACGCCCTGGTGGCGCACGCGCTGCCCAACCTGGACCCCGTGCACAAGGTGACGATCCTGCCGCGCGGTCGCTCGCTGGGGCACACGCTCGTCCTGCCGACCGAGGACAAGTACACCCAGACCCGCTCGGAGATGATCGACACGCTCGCGTACGCGCTGGGCGGCCGGGCGGCCGAGGAGCTGGTCTTCCACGAGCCGACCACGGGCGCGGGCAACGACATCGAGAAGGCCACCGGCATGGCCCGCGCGATGGTCACCCAGTACGGCATGAGCGCCAAGCTGGGCGCGGTGAAGTATGGCCGCGACGACTCCGAACCGTTCCTTGGCCGCGACATGAGCTCGCACCCGGACTACTCCGAGGCGGTCGCCGCCGACATCGACGCCGAGGTGCGCGCGCTGATCGAGGCCGCGCACGACGAGGCGTGGGAGATCCTCGTCGAGTACCGCCAGGTGCTCGACAACCTGGTGCTCGAGCTGATGGAGAAGGAGACGCTGTCCAAGGAGGACATGGCCCGCATCTGCGCGCCGGTCCAGAAGCGTCCCTCGCTGGCCCCGTACAACGGCTTCGGCAAGCGCACCCCGTCCGACCAGCCCCCGGTGCTCACCCCGGCCGAGCAGGCCGCGCAGAACGGGAACGGTCACGTGAACGGCGAGAACTCGCCGATCGGCGACGTCGGCGCACCCGCTCAGAGGTGA